A segment of the uncultured Desulfobulbus sp. genome:
TGGTTTCATTGGATGCCCCCTGATAGATATCCGGTACCCAGAAGTGCATGGGGAAGACCGCCAGCTTGTAGAGAAAACCGGCGAGCACCATCACCAGGGCGACAACCACGGTGGGCTGAAGGTTGCCCTCGCCGAGAAATGCAAAGATGCCCTTGAGGTAGGTGGTCCCGGTGAGGCCAAAGAGCAGGCTCATGCCGTAGAGCATGAAGCCGGTTCCCATGACGCCAAAGAGGATGTACTTGATGCCCGCTTCCATCTGCGACCGTGTACCGGTGCTGTCGTCGCGCATCGGCACCAGCAGGTACAGAGCAAAGGAGGAAAGTTCGAGCGAGATGAAAATCGCCATCAACTCTACCGAGCTGACCAGCATCATCAGGCCAAGCACGCTGAGGAAAAGGAACATGTAGTACTCAGGCCTTATCTTACGATCGATCGCCTTGAGGTTCTGGCTGAACAGGAGAAAGATGGCCAGCGCCGAACCTATCATCATCTTGAACAGCTGGGAATACTGATCAACAGAGTAGGCTCCGTAAAACAAGGTTGCCTGTTTATTAAAGGCAAGCAGCGTAGCGGCAAAGGTTGCGAGCCCAAAGGTGAGGGCCACCGATTTGGGTGCCTGTTCGGAGACATTTTTTCCAAGGCTGAGCAAAAAGAGCGCAAGCGCGCCGATGGTCAGCACAAGTTCGGGAAGAATAACCATAGGAAGTGCCTTTCTTCGGGTTTCCCCAAACACCGCCTCCCGGTCAGGGAGACGGGTTGGTCAGAGTAACGGGTTAGGAAAATATCGTTATCGCAGCAGGGTGGCGGCTACCTGGGGATGCTGCTGCCAGGCATGGAACTGATCCAGCAGGTGGCCAACCGAACCATGGATCAGATCGATAAAGGGCTGCGGACCAAGACCGATCCAGAGGACAAAAAGAAGGAAAGGGGTCAGCACGATGATCTCGCGCACGCCCAGATCCTTCAGGTAGGACTGGTCGGGATTGTCGGTTCCACCCCAAACGATCTTCTGCAGCATGCGCAACATATAGGCTGCCGCCAACACCGCACCGGGAATGGCTGCCAGGGCCATGAAAATGTTGTGTTCAAAGGTTCCGGCCAGCACCAGGAACTCACCGATAAAAGAGTTGGTTCCCGGGAAGCCGAAGGACGACAGCGAGAAAAAGGCGAGAAAGGTGACAAACCAGGGCATGTACTTGCCCAGCCCCGTGGCCAGCGACAGTTCGCGGCTGTGGGTCCGTTCGTAGATCATGCCCACGCAGAGAAAGAGGCCACCGGTGGTCACACCGTGGTTGATCATCTGCAGGATGGCACCTTCAAGGCCTCGAGTGTTGAGCACGAAAATACCGAGGGTGACAAACCCCATGTGGCCCACCGAGGAGTAGGCGATCAGTTTTTTCATGTCATGCTGGGCAAGCGCGGTAAAACCGCCGTAGATGATCCCTGCAATGGAGAGCCACAGGATCGGCTGCGCCAGCAGCACGGTCGCATCGGGGGTAATCGGCAGACAGAAACGAAGCAGACCGTAGGTGCCCATCTTCAGCAGGATCGAGGCCAGAATGACCGAACCGGCGGTCGGAGCCTCGACATGGGCTGCCGGCAACCAGGTGTGAAAGGGAAACATCGGCACCTTGATCGCGAAGGCGAGAAAGAAGGCCAAAAACACCAGCAACTGGAAGGTCTGTGAGTAGGGCTGCCACATCATCTCCGGAATGAAGAAGGAGCCGGTCTTGAGGTAGAGCGCGATGATCGCCACCAGCAGAAGGACAGATCCGGCCAAGGTGTAGAGGAAAAACTTGATCGACGCATAGACCTTACGCGGTCCGCCCCAGATGGCAATCAACAGATACATCGGGATCAGCATGAACTCCCAGAAGACGTAGAACAGGATGAAGTCAAGCGCAACGAACACGCCGATCATCGAGGTCTCCATAATCAGGAGGCAGAACATGAATGGGGTGACCCGCTTCTGAATGTATCTCCAACTCGCCAGCACGCAAAAGGGCATGATGAGTGTGGTCAACAGCACTAGCAGAATGGAAATCCCGTCCATGCCAACGATGTAGTTGATATGGAACTGGGGAATCCATTTATACGCCTCGGCGAACTGGTACTTGTTGCTGGATGCATCAAAGCCGAACAGCAACGGAATAGAGCAGATCGCGGTGATGCTGGTGATGGCCAGAGCCCACCGACGGGCAAAATTCTCCCCCCGGAAAAAGAGCAGGACGAAGGCGCCCGCCAGGGGGAAGAAGATAAGAAAACTGAGCAGGGGAAATCCCTCTTGAATGACTAATAAATCCATGTCCTATTTCCCCTTAGAGCAGCTGAAAAGAGATGAAGGTTACCAGGAGAACGGCGGCAAGGGAGAATGCGTAATACAGGGAAATTTGAATCTGGCCGCTTTGCAGCAGACGCACCTTGCTGCCGAGTCCACGCACTAAACGGGCGATACCGTCTACTACGCCGTCAATGGCGTTCCAGTCAAACCAACTCCAGAACCGGCTCAGGGACATCAGCGAGAAAAGTCCGACAACCCGGTAGGCCTCGCCCCAGGCCGTATCCACTCCCTGAATCGGCTTTTTGATGCACCACATGAATCCGCAGGCAGCCTTGCGATAGAGCCAGTCGATATCCAGACAGATCCGATCCACAGGTTCCACAGAGCGTTTCAAGACAAAGAAGGCCAAGGCGGCAAAACCGAGCAACTGCAAGGTCTCCATGAAATGGTACATGGTGTGCGGATTGTATTCCACATGGTAAGGCAGCAGGTCGTAGAGAAATCCCGGTGCAGTGCCGACAACAATGCAGAGGGTCGAGCCCAGGGTCATGGCTATCATCATGTTCCAGGGCGGGTCACCAGCGCGATCAAAGGTTTCCTCGCTGCAGTTGTTTTTGCCGAAGAAAAGAAAATACGGCAGTTTGAGACCGTTGTACATGAAGGTGCCGGTGGCCCCGAACATCAACAGCCAGGAGGCCCAGTTGAGGTGATGTTCAAAACCTGCGGTGATGATCATCGACTTACTGGCGTAGGCCGCAAAAAAGGGCGCCGCCGATATCGACAGACAGCCGACCATGGTGAAAAAGAAGGTAAACGGCATTTTTGCATAGAGCCCCCCGAGTTCGGTGAACTTGGTTTTGCCGGTCATGTAGAGCACCGTCCCGGTTCCCATGAACAGCAGGCTCTTATACAAAATGTGGGCAACTGCGTGTGCAACCGCACCGTTGATCGCCATCTCGGTGCCAATACCGATGGCCGCGACCATGTAACCGACCTGGGAGACAATCGACCAGGCGAGCAGTTTGCGGATATCGTTCTCCATCACCGCGTAGATGACGCCGTAGAGGGCCATGATTACGCCAAGCACGACCAAGATTTCCATGCCGGCGCAGGCGCGGGCCAGGGTGTAGACAGCGGTCTTGGTGGTGAAGGCGCAGAGGAAGACCGCACCGTTGAAGGAGGCCTCGGAGTAGGCCTCGGGCAACCAGGAATGCATCGGGACCATGGCGGCGTTCAAACCGAAGCCGATCATGATCAGCCAGGTGTAGAACTGCGGATGGGTGACATCGAGAAGATCAAAGGTGATGTTGCCCATTGCCTTGTAGCGCAGCATGATACCGGCAAGAAGGATGATTCCGCCGATGGTATGAATCAGAAGGTAGCGATAGCCAACTTGCAGCGACTGCGGTCCCCGTCGAAACCAGATGAGAAAGACAGAGGCAAAGGCCATCATCTCCCAGAAGAAAAACAGGCTCAGGTAGTCGCCACAGTAGATGGTTCCCAGGGAACCGGCAGCGTAGAACCAGGCCGCCATGTGTTCTCCGGCACGTTCGACCTTCAAGCCGTACAGGGTACCGATAACCGCCATCAACCCCATGATCAGGGCAAAGACAGTGGAAAGCTTGTCAACCCGGCCGAACACCAGTTGCCAGTCCATGAACTGAACCAGGCCGAAGGTACCGGACAAGGTGGTGTTGAGCGCAATGGCACTCAGGGCCAGGAGCGGCACGAGAAAGAGATAGGGCTTACGCAACGGCCCCTGAATAAAGGGCAGGAGCAACGCCCCCCCTATCAGGAGCAATGAGGGATGAATGAAACCAGGGGTCATGCTTCTTCCTCACTGGATTGGGAACGGGTATAAAAATCGGTCGGCGCCTGGATTCCGGAACGTCCGAACCAACGTGCCGCACCGATAATCACGGCAGCCGCCGCAAAACCAAACAGAGACCAAAAACAGGGAACGTGCTGCTCCACCCAGGTATGGGCGTGATGGGTGTCCACCAGGTTGGAGCAGGCGGCTATGACCGCGAGCAACACGTAGCAGACCACCACCACGGTTTTCAACCGGGCTTGCAGGTACTTGATTACACCAATCATCCTATGACCATCCTGACAAATTGCATCATGAAGTTGGGATAGATACCGATGATGACCGAGACGGTTGCAGCGATCAAAAGCGGTATCAACATGCTCAGCGGCGCCTCTTTAATGCCGGTCTCGGCCTGACCACTGGGCCGCTTGCCGAAAAAGGCCTTGAAGGTGATCGGGGCAAAATAGGCGACGTTGAGCACCGTGGAGGCGATCAGGATCAAGAGGATCCCTATCTGATGCGCTTCCATGGATCCGACCAACAGGTACCACTTGGAGACGAACCCGGCCACCGGAGGAGCACCGATCATGGAGAGCGAGGCCACGGCAAAGGCACCGAAGGTAAAGGGCATGGTCCGCCCCAGCCCGCTCATTTCGGAGATATATTTCTTGTGGGCGGCGATATAGATCGCACCGGCACAGAAGAACAGGGTGATTTTGGAAAAGGCGTGATTGACGATGTGGATCAGACCGCCTTCGATCCCATGGGGAGTGAGCATGGCTACACCAAGGATAATGTAGGACAACTGGCTGACCGTGGAGTAGGCCAGACGCGCTTTCAGATTATCCTTGGACAGGGCGATCATCGAGGCGACGATGATCGTGAATCCGACGAAATAGGCGGTGGGTATTCCGAGATGCAACCGGGCCATGGTGTCCACGCCAAAGACGTAGAGCATGGTGCGGGTGGTGCAGAACACACCGACCTTAACAACGGCCACCGCATGGAGGAGTGCGGAAACCGGGGTGGGCGCGACCATCGCTCCAGGCAGCCAGTGGTGAAACGGCATCACACCGTTTTTGGCAAAGCCGAAGATGCAGAAGACATAGAGCATGATCACCACC
Coding sequences within it:
- a CDS encoding NADH-quinone oxidoreductase subunit M, giving the protein MDLLVIQEGFPLLSFLIFFPLAGAFVLLFFRGENFARRWALAITSITAICSIPLLFGFDASSNKYQFAEAYKWIPQFHINYIVGMDGISILLVLLTTLIMPFCVLASWRYIQKRVTPFMFCLLIMETSMIGVFVALDFILFYVFWEFMLIPMYLLIAIWGGPRKVYASIKFFLYTLAGSVLLLVAIIALYLKTGSFFIPEMMWQPYSQTFQLLVFLAFFLAFAIKVPMFPFHTWLPAAHVEAPTAGSVILASILLKMGTYGLLRFCLPITPDATVLLAQPILWLSIAGIIYGGFTALAQHDMKKLIAYSSVGHMGFVTLGIFVLNTRGLEGAILQMINHGVTTGGLFLCVGMIYERTHSRELSLATGLGKYMPWFVTFLAFFSLSSFGFPGTNSFIGEFLVLAGTFEHNIFMALAAIPGAVLAAAYMLRMLQKIVWGGTDNPDQSYLKDLGVREIIVLTPFLLFVLWIGLGPQPFIDLIHGSVGHLLDQFHAWQQHPQVAATLLR
- a CDS encoding monovalent cation/H+ antiporter subunit D family protein → MHAVTPDLARVVENANLLLAVLIPLAGSLVVMNLKKQPNLREFVSSAASVLLFIMVLSFIPAIRAGETLKYTLFTLLPGLSITLRADGFSMIFALVASSLWIIAVYYSMGYMRAHDEPCQTRFNACFALAIFGAIGVAFSDNLLTLYLFYEIVSVCTYPLVAHHQDAESYDGARKYIIYLTTTAKFFLLPAIILIYVLSGTLDFPHSISAGIIPTTAKDWVVIMLYVFCIFGFAKNGVMPFHHWLPGAMVAPTPVSALLHAVAVVKVGVFCTTRTMLYVFGVDTMARLHLGIPTAYFVGFTIIVASMIALSKDNLKARLAYSTVSQLSYIILGVAMLTPHGIEGGLIHIVNHAFSKITLFFCAGAIYIAAHKKYISEMSGLGRTMPFTFGAFAVASLSMIGAPPVAGFVSKWYLLVGSMEAHQIGILLILIASTVLNVAYFAPITFKAFFGKRPSGQAETGIKEAPLSMLIPLLIAATVSVIIGIYPNFMMQFVRMVIG
- a CDS encoding Na(+)/H(+) antiporter subunit D, producing the protein MTPGFIHPSLLLIGGALLLPFIQGPLRKPYLFLVPLLALSAIALNTTLSGTFGLVQFMDWQLVFGRVDKLSTVFALIMGLMAVIGTLYGLKVERAGEHMAAWFYAAGSLGTIYCGDYLSLFFFWEMMAFASVFLIWFRRGPQSLQVGYRYLLIHTIGGIILLAGIMLRYKAMGNITFDLLDVTHPQFYTWLIMIGFGLNAAMVPMHSWLPEAYSEASFNGAVFLCAFTTKTAVYTLARACAGMEILVVLGVIMALYGVIYAVMENDIRKLLAWSIVSQVGYMVAAIGIGTEMAINGAVAHAVAHILYKSLLFMGTGTVLYMTGKTKFTELGGLYAKMPFTFFFTMVGCLSISAAPFFAAYASKSMIITAGFEHHLNWASWLLMFGATGTFMYNGLKLPYFLFFGKNNCSEETFDRAGDPPWNMMIAMTLGSTLCIVVGTAPGFLYDLLPYHVEYNPHTMYHFMETLQLLGFAALAFFVLKRSVEPVDRICLDIDWLYRKAACGFMWCIKKPIQGVDTAWGEAYRVVGLFSLMSLSRFWSWFDWNAIDGVVDGIARLVRGLGSKVRLLQSGQIQISLYYAFSLAAVLLVTFISFQLL